DNA sequence from the Ruminococcus albus 7 = DSM 20455 genome:
ATATGCCGAGGTAATGGAACAGCTGCCGCTGATGAAAGAACTGGCGGAGATACTCTGCAAGAAGCGTATCGCCCGCGGTGCACCACAGATAGAGACCAGCGAAAGTGCCCTGATGATAAACGAGGACAACGTCTGTGTTGGTGTGGGCGAGTACACCCGCGGCTTTGCGCAGGAAATGATAGAGGATTTCATGCTGACAGCCAACGAATGTGCGGCGAGATTCGGCAAGGACAACGAACTGCCCTTTGTATACCGTGTTCACGAGCCGCCCTCTGCGGAGAAGATAGACGGTCTGAAAGAACTGCTTGCAGGACTGGATATCATGTATGTTATGGGTGATGACCCAAAACCGAAACAGCTGGCGGAGATACTTGAAATGTCCAAAAATACGGACGCTGAAAAAATAGTAAACAATGCAGTGCTGAGGAGTATGTCAAAGGCGAAGTACGATACCGAGCCTATCGGTCACTACGGTCTGGTGCTGGAGGACTATGCTCATTTCACCTCACCGATACGCCGTTATCCCGACCTTTCCATACACAGGATAATGTCGGCTTTTCTCGGCGGCATGACTGCTGAGGAATGCCGCAGCAGGTTCAATAAGTTCGTATATGCTTCTGCCGATCGTTCCACCGAAACGGAACTTACTGCTATGCAGACCGAGCGTGCCTGCGATGACTGCTACAAGGCTGAGTATATGATGGGTCATATCGGTGAGGAATACGAGGGCGTTATCGTATCGGTTACGGATTTCGGTATGTTCATCGAGCTTGACAACACCTGCGAGGGTCTGCTGCACCTTGATAATATGCCTGAGGGCTACTACGAGTGCGACGGCATGATGAAGCTGAAAAATTTCTCAACAGGCGAGGAATACCGCGTGGGCGAGAGGTTCAGGGTAAAGGTGCTGGGCGCGAATGTGAATTCGGGCAAGGTGGATTTTGTACCTGCGGACAGGTGACGAAACAATGACTGACGATAAAAAACAGAAGCTGAAAAGGCTGCTTACGGGCAAAGGTACACACGGACTTTTTATAGGAAGGATCATGTGCTGTGACGGCGATGATAAAACTGTGATAGGGCATACAGCACTTTGCCATATCATATTCAGGGCGTTCAGCTGGATAATTTTCGATATCAGCTTTTTACGGATGCTGTTTGTATATCATAAGTTCCCGAAAAAAACCGGTGTGCATTTCAAGTCGATAAGCGAAATGACGGCAGGTATGTCCGCGGCGGAAAGGCTGCATGAGATACTTCACACTTATCAGCCTTATGATGTTACCGGCAACAGAATTCTGGTATTCTATCCGTTTTTTGTATCTGCGGCGGCACTTCTGCTTGGGGGCTGGACGATAGTTCTTCTGCGCAGGATAGTTAGCCGCAGGGCTTTGGAGAACAGCGGCTTGCAACTCAGGGTGATATCGGGATTGCAGATAGCTTTTGATATATCGGCTTTTATAGTTACGCTGTATTTTTGCGGCGTGTGGGCTGACCGTGTGATAAGGCAGCTTCCCATGAGGATGCTGTTTACTTATATCTACGGTTTCGGAGTTATTATGATATTTTTTGATCTTATCATATTCGCGGTGGATATGAAATTGACGTACAGGAAAAAAGAGGAGGAAAAATAAATGAAGCAGCAGAGGAGCTTTCCTGCTTTCAAAGTCAGCAAAAGGTGCGAAAACAGGCTGAAAGGCGGACACCCATGGGTGTATGACAACGAGATAGAGGTATCTGACGAGGGTGTGGAGAACGGCTGTATAGCCGATGTTCTGTCACCTAAGGGGAGCTATCTGGGTTCGGGACTTGTGAGCCTGAACAGCAAGATAAGGGTGAGGATACTCTCGGATAATGCCAATGAAACTTTTGGTGAAAGCTTCTTCCGCCGCAGGATAAGGTATGCGCTCGACCACAGAAAGACGGTCATGGGCGATGATATCTCTGCGTGTCGTCTGGTACACGGTGAATCCGACGGTCTGCCGGGACTGACTGTTGACCGCTATAATGACATACTCTCGGTACAGGTGCTGAGCTATGGCATGGAGCAGAGAAAGGATATGCTGTACCGCCTGCTGACGGAGGAGCTTGCCGCTGACGGCGTTACACTCCGCGGAATAATGGAGCGCAACGATGTGGCTATACGTGAGCTTGAAGGTCTTGAGCAGGGAAAGGGCTGGTACAGGGCTGACTTCCTTCCCACACCGCCCGAAACACCTGTTACTGAGATATGCGAGAACGGCATATATTACAAGGTGGATGTTGAGAACGGTCAGAAGACAGGATTCTTCCTCGATCAGAAGTACAACCGTCTGGCGGCGGCAAAGCTTGCTAAGGGCAAGAAGGTGCTGGACTGCTTCACACATACGGGTTCATTCGCGCTGAATGCGGCTTTCGGCGGTGCGGCACACGTCACGGCTGTGGACGTATCTCAGTTTGCGGTGGATACAGCAAAGGCAAATGCCGAGAGGAATGGACTGTCCGATAAAATGGACTTCGTGTGCGGCGATGTGTTTGATCTTCTTCCCAAGCTGACAGAGGAAAAGGCGGGATACGATTTCATAATCCTCGATCCGCCTGCATTCACCAAGAGCCGTAAGACCGTGAATTCCGCTGAAAGGGGCTACAAGGAGATAAACTACCGCGCCATGAAGATGCTGCCGCGCGGAGGATATCTCGCCACCTGTTCGTGCTCGCATTTTATGACGAATGAGCTGTTTGTGAAGATGCTTATGAGCGCTGCCCATGATGCAGGTTTTCAGCTGAAGCTGGTAGAAGCAAGGCAGCAGGCACCCGACCACCCTATACTCATGAATGTGCCCGAAACTGATTATCTGAAATTCTATCTGTTCCAGGTAGTGTGATATAAGGCTATGTTAATATTTGCTATTGACAAATAAGGCTGAAATGTGATAAAATACTATTGCTGATATCATTCAGGAGGGGGGAGAAAACGCTGTGAAAAAATATGCTGTGTATCGGTCTGCCAACGGTCTGTACTGCTATGAGTACCATGACAGCCTTGATACACTTAAAGGTACTATGTTTGAGACTGTTATCAAGGAAGAACAGCTCCCCGTAGTGCTGGACGGAAGCGGCGGTTACTTTTCTTTCAAGAAGGATGACTACAATTTTGTCAAGGTCATCGAATCAGACAAGAAATATCCTCTCCCGCTGGAGAAGATGTTTTTGAAGAACGATGATAACTTCAAGCTGGGGTGGATGTCACCTCAGGGCGATACCTATTCCTGCGACTATACCAACCACAACAGATGTGCCATAATGCTGGCAGATAAGTTCGTACCCGGAGCGAAATTCCCTGAAAGAGCTCTCGGCAAGGCGGGTTGGATAAAAATAATAGACTCTTGGGACGGTACGCAGCGTCAGCATGGACAGTTCGTATATTCGCTGACGGGCAGGATAACCAAACAGCAGGCAGACAAGCTTTTTGATGTGGGGCTGTACTTTAATGAGGAAGTTCAGACCCTTATAAAGGATTGCGAGAACGATTGGTAAGATATACGCTCACTGGGCGACAGTGGGCGTTTTTTGCGCTCTTAGCAATAATATTTTATTTTAATATCTGATTATCCCGTTTACACACCAATTAATTTGGTGTAATATCAGAACTAGAAATACTCGGCGGTTATCCTTCCCCCGCCGCAGGCGGGGGAAGGATAACATCAACACGATGATTCATTGTTATATAGCATTTTGTAATGGTGTGTTAAAGGGATAACCATGTTTTAATATAAATGAATAAACGCTTTTTTGTAAGAACTGCACAAAAAGGCATGGTTAATTTCTGCGTTCAATAAAACTGAACGGTTTTGTGTGAGTTTGATAAAAGTGAATTGCTGAAATTAGGCAAAAAGCCCAAAGAATCGGTGAAACAGCAGAGAAACATCTTAACTAACTGAACTGTTTTGCATAAAACGTAGAAAAACTTTCTTTATTTGTAAAAAAATCTATTGACAATTATGAAAAAAAGCTTTATACTATTAATGTGAATTATTATGAACTGTGCCAAGTGTACAGTTTACGGGTATAATAATGAAAAGCTTGCCGCAGCCGTGAAGTACGGTACGGCATCAGGAGGATGATACAATGGCGGAAACCAGATTTATCAAGACGGTAGAGTTCGGCGGCTATGACAGAGATGACGTTATCAAGAGATTTGAATTTCTGAACTCTCAGCTGTTTGACCTTAAAAATGAACTGCGCGAAACAAAGCTGCTCATGGAGGAATACAAGAAAGGTTCGTCCGAGGAAAAGGCTCATGAGGCTGTGCTCGGTCAGGAGAGAGTCAAGCTGACCAGTCTGCAGGTACAGAATGAAACAGCTTCGGCTAAGCTGAAGGCTTCCGAGGAAGATAAAGCTAAGCTCTCGGAGGAGCTTGTGGCGCTGAAGGCTGCTCACGCAGAGGCAATGAAGGAACTGGAGGATGTCAAGTCAAAGCTGAACGCTTATGAGTCTGACAATGAGGCGAATGCGCTCAGCCAGGTGTTTATTGCTGCACAGGCTTCCGCAACAGCAGTAGTTGCAAATGCTAACAAAGAAGCTGATGAGAAGAAGGCACAGACAGAAGCGCTCGTTAAAGAGATGATCGACGATGCGAACCACACTGCTGCCGAGATAGTATACGAGGCTGAAAAGAAGGCTGCCGAGACTGATGCTGAAACAAAGAACGCATCCGAGAAGATGAAGGTGGCTTCCAATAACCTCAGAGCTTCCATGCTCGCAGAGGTAGAGGGTCTTAATGAACAGATGGCTGCACTCAGCGAAGTGTTCAAACTTATAAAGGAAAAGAGTACCGAGGCTGAGAACATCCTGAAGACCACTGAAGACAAGCTTAACGAGGGCGGTGTGCCTGAATTCAAGATACCTGAAACTTTTGAAGCTGAACTCCCTGATGCGCCCGAGCCGAGAAAGTCTGCTGAGGAGACCAAGAAGTCCAATGCAAGACTTGAAGAACTGGCTAAGATGG
Encoded proteins:
- a CDS encoding class I SAM-dependent rRNA methyltransferase, translating into MKQQRSFPAFKVSKRCENRLKGGHPWVYDNEIEVSDEGVENGCIADVLSPKGSYLGSGLVSLNSKIRVRILSDNANETFGESFFRRRIRYALDHRKTVMGDDISACRLVHGESDGLPGLTVDRYNDILSVQVLSYGMEQRKDMLYRLLTEELAADGVTLRGIMERNDVAIRELEGLEQGKGWYRADFLPTPPETPVTEICENGIYYKVDVENGQKTGFFLDQKYNRLAAAKLAKGKKVLDCFTHTGSFALNAAFGGAAHVTAVDVSQFAVDTAKANAERNGLSDKMDFVCGDVFDLLPKLTEEKAGYDFIILDPPAFTKSRKTVNSAERGYKEINYRAMKMLPRGGYLATCSCSHFMTNELFVKMLMSAAHDAGFQLKLVEARQQAPDHPILMNVPETDYLKFYLFQVV